TCTTTTGTCAATATACTTATATACTAAAAGTTACTAAAGTCAGTTAGTGAAATTGACAGCATGGTATTTATGAAAGGGTTCGACTCAGTAGAGGGACCCTGAGATGGGCTAAAAATCATCATTTTAAAAGTTCTTTGACTCTATAAGGACTATTTGCTAACCTTGTTTATAATGCAATCGTATATCCATTATAGATGCAATCACAGACatttttttggccaaaattctcctcctctgcaaaaaataaaattgtaaatttattgctaatagtatacatatatatatatatttaattaagcCAATTTGTTAATAGCTTAGTTTTCAGAATCCTTTTGGTTTAATTTGAATGTGTATTCATCAAAGAAGTCATTCAGAGTTAATGTTTCATCAGGCAGTTTGTAATTTGTCACTATGAGTTGCATATTAAAAAaggatatatttaatttttatattgccaaattttgtttggtATAGCCTCAATAGTTGGAATGAGTTCAATGTTTTACTCTTGCTAAATACTAATAAGAAACATACCCCCATTTCTAATGTTGCATTTCCAGTGACAAAAGATATTTCTATCacaaattacaaatatataacTTACCTATATAGACAGAGATGACATCAAAGAACTCTCCATCTgaaatataacataaaaatatattcgAATTATTTAAAGACCAATTAAATTAACGGTATATCCGCCCTCGTTGCTGGCAGACACATTAAATCTAATATTCATTGCATACCCCCATTTGGAGTATGCATATTTCCCGAAAAACTTGGAAAATACCAACTCCAAAGGGCTCAACATTAACAGTATAATGCAAATACAGCCGTCGAAAAGAAAATGgtccaaattgttatttatttcaGAATTCAAACACTAAACTGGAAGCAATGGTGGCATGCATATTCTGCcgcaatttcaattttaaatagcAAAATATTTGCATTGTTAGAAATGCTTTCAAAAATGAGATTTCATTGTAATGGCGATGCAGATAGAATACAGGTAGAGGGAACaaagtgcacaatttcaacttacTATTCTTTTGTTATATTATTCCGCAAACAGGAATTAAGGTTATGTTCAACATTGTCAGAGAGTTCCAAGCTATCAGAATCCAGGCCGAAAAGTAAACCAGAGAATTTTAAACACGTGGATTTCTTCACTTATCGATTTCGTTCGATAATAATCGCATTCACTCATAATCGATGGAACCTGACATCCGTTGGCCTATTTAAAATCGGTGTATGCGTGTAaacataaccatagcgataggcgaaaGGCGAACAATTTTTCAGAGACGAACAAATACAACAACCTTGTcggcaaaatttcatctgaacTTCTTTCCGAATGATTTTTCAATACTTAAATTATAATGTAGTGTTTTCggggaacatagtacttacctataCATTTGAAATACCGAATTATGCTCTGTTCTTattataagtttttccggaaggaatgtctgtgtttgcgcCGTCCAGACcataagtttttccggacggaatgtctgtatgtaaagaatcttacaatgtgtcCGAACGCTATGAATTACCCGACATAtgtaaaatatcgataaatgtaTTATCGATCCTATAAACAAGCAGCAAtatcgattatgtcttcgaGCATAACTTATAGTGTAGCCAATATTTTGGATATGTCCGACACGAACACTGTCGTCCGGcgcattatgcgctttacagactatcagttattccggacggaatgtcggtgtttgtaaagaatcttacagtgtatcggatcgatacgacttgtcggcgatgactaaataatcggtaaatgcgttatcgatcccataaacatgcagcagtatcgattataccttcggacttaacttataatgtgcacaattatGGGAtacgttcgacacgagcactgtcgtccggaataactgatagtctgtaaagcgcattatgcgCCTTTCAGAAATGTTTGTGTTTGTAAGGAATCTTATAATGTGGTTGCAGGCGATAACAAAAATATCGCTAAATGTGTTGTCgatcagtatcgattatgccttcttaTAGTGTGAACGTAATTTGCTGTGTACCAATATCTGGGATATGTCACGAAAAGTTGGGATATATCTCGTCCAGATTAACATAtaatatccctgccagcatttcaaagttccatttcatcttcatcgctaccacagactcgtaaatgtcactacaaccatcctactgtgatggggggcagcatatcataaagtacaaaatgtacttcatacatgtattttgccatcactacttttacaaaagccattttattttttgtgaaacgccaagcgcaaccagcttgttatattttatttaaataaaaccgaaaataaagttctgaaaacatagattttacgcttaaaattgtgaaaggtatattggtgaacaatttttgattttccaaatggaataaagtgattgtttttcaaatattttacagacacgctgcctccatcgaataaaaacactggctgatagacgctgcaacatgtaaaggccggtactatgttcattcttgcgaaaaatttttatggaaaccattatttcgcacatagaaagcggcgtttttttaggtagcttggagcgctattttacagggagcgatattggattaagttggtggttgttgcttgttttttcaaaataacattttatttttccttgagcaattgatctgctattcctttgatcctttgtatagtttcggaacaaaaatatggcccgtgtttgatttataaacccgcacaaatagtttttaataaataaattatttcttaattcacattgcaaatggcgccgtgctataaacgtcaggttttcaacacgaaaaaacaaagtatcacaaatggaaaaaatttcgcaaatttttcgcattttttggttttgtatggagtttcaacgcgaaaaccgaacagagtaccggccttaactcgctacttgtaactctacatcatcattaatgcaaaaaattatgttaaatgtgatgtgatagtggtataaatgttatatttttaagaatttgtaaatgattaatcaaattaataaatatctaaacaaacgtgttttattcgaccacaatgattcttttaccactatcttaaaatgtgctttttctgattgtttggagggtctcttattggcgtcgttctaaattgatctataaaggcacctaataattgcactcatgcgaaacctttttgtagtaacttggcgtggtacaacttctcaatagtgacggcgcttttccgacgagtttttgatatcgtatatgattgttttcgacgtactggggattctcagaagcgcccccaaattcaaaaaatgttggcagggtattaaCGACGCATTACATTGTGGCCAAATGTTAAGAATTGTGAGCGATGAATAAAATGTCGATAATTCTGTTGCCGATCACATTAACAACCTGCAGTAAGTTTTCGAACTTatgcgccgtccagactataagtttatccgcacGACAGTGCTGGTGTCGAACATATCGCagatattggccacattataagttaagtccgaaggcataatcgatattgctgcatgtttatgggatcgataacacatttaccgattatttagtaatcgccgacaattcgtatcaattggccacactgtaagattctttacaaacacagacattccgtccggaaaaacttatttggacgACGCATATATCTCGTCCGGATTAACTTATTATGCGAACGACGCATTACAATGTGACCAACGCTAAAAATTGTCTGCGATAAGTAAAATGTCGATAATTGTGTTACCGATCACATTAGCCACCTGCAGTATCAGATATGTCTTGGATTTTAAATTATGGTGTGATATATCTCGAATAATTTGACAATAGCATTATCGTACGGATCAACGTATATTCTGAACGGCGTATTAGTTGCTAATGTCATAACATCAGCtggttgttgttgatgttcGCATACGTTTTTATTGTTATCAAATAATAACTTGTTAACAACTTGTAGTAAAGTAGAATTGTTCCGATTATATTATAATCTTCTCCATGCGAAATCTTTTTGTACAGTATATGTTATATATCTGAAGGCGATTCAGTTTGTTGATTTAAATCTTGGTGTTTCAATGGGTGATATAGTTCGAGGAGAAGCTTCAGAATCTGAAGACGATTCTGGACTAAAAATTAAAGAGGTTGGTAAAACGATTTTTCTAGCTTTTTGTATAGCATCTGCGGCTAATTGTCTTTAATCGACTGGACAATGCTCCGTGGTGGGGGCGCTTTCTTGCCGAGAGAAAACTAGGCATTTTATACCAATCAGACGCTGGTGATTTAGGAATGTTCTTTTCTGTAACTAAGATTGTTTCTCGATTCaatttccaaactttatttctactccCGCATACCAATATCTTGCAATATAAAGAACTGTTTCTGGTTCCTTGTCTTTGCACAGGGAAAGTACGCTAATGTTTTATGTACAATTCTAGAATGATTTATTAAGATCACATACGACTGTTTTTCGTTTTAATAAATGAATCCCTTGCGaattatttttagaatattCGAGCCGCAGAACTACCCGGGGAGGCATCGGAGACATCATCGGATGAAGGTATGTACGGGCAGATCTCCATGATTGTAAAATTAATATGAATAACTTTACGTATTTCAATCTATCTCAGATGTATATGACAAATGTGTAGAATCTAACGAAAACTTTAGAAATTTGGATAGCATTTACAGCAACAACTTGCTGCAGCGAAAGCTAAGTGCGTATATATAAGAAAAGAAGGAAAATGATGATAACACATGTATATAATATTTCCTTTTCAGTCGATAACAACTTAAGCATTTGGCGTAGCTTAAATACATTCGCTAAGAATCTTGTGATTCCATCATCGAAGCAACTCATAACTACAGATCAACTCCTAATTAAATCTCAAATAGACATGCAATCAGTTTTGGTAACTCTAAACCAGACGCAAAACAATATGAAGAATTTAAATGCGAAATGTAATGCGGTATTTACGTCCAATTTCATTCCTAATATACATATTCCATAgaaggaaacaaaaaaaaaaaccagatATTTTGAAAGAACCTAACACTCTAATAAAAACTCCTCTGCATTTTCATGGAACATTGTTTTTTCTTCATTATTTAGTCTTCAGTATCTGAATTTGGTACATAAAAGTTGGTATTAGGCGATGGCTCTTTGGGCATATAAGTCGATTCAAAACATCTTGCGAATATTGAACGCAATTTTGGTACATGTTCGCGTTGTGGTGATTGTGGTATTGTATCTTCACTATCTAGATCCTGATTGTTTCTATTAGATTCGGAACTTTCAAATGTCACATAAACTTCGCTTTCTCTTGGTGGCGGTATCGCCATTGCAGCGGCTAGTAATATGTCATCTTGTTCATCATCCATATCAATATCTTGTTGGGTTATATTCCTATGCACTTCCAATGATGGAGCTGTTGCATTGTCTtctgtattaaaattaaataatgttgAATTGCTGCTAAGGGTGGTTTCctctgaaaatctttttttcggGGCAGATTCTTTGGAAGGCACGTTTGTGTTATTATGTTTTCGTTTTTGTGTAGATGTTGTACTACGGTTTGAATTCGGCTCTTTAACTTCAGATTCTCGGCATTCTTCATACATGCTAACATCGTCTGTGTACACGGTGGTCATTACTAGGGTACATTCAATTAAGTCCAGCTTTTTAATTGTGAGAAATATGGGTCCACCAGCTTCACCAAAATTCAAAGTCAAGTTTTCTCCTATAGTTTCAGCAAAGTGTAAAAACGATCTAAATTCTTTCAGACTAAAGGTCACCGCCGATTCTTCATGCACATCATAGTTTTCGAAATCGGAGGGGCTAAAACCAGATGTAAATGTTGAAAGATGTAGAAGTTATATTTATAATCTATCATGAAAATTTACCTCAATTTCTTTCTGGATCGCATGAATTTGTCACTAACCCTAGCGCCTTCGATATAATTTTTAGCCGTTAATCCATTTCCCATGGCTTCCAATGTAATTTCGACTTCCGATGAATTAAAATTACTTGATATATCATTGAAAACTTTATAAGAACCAACAATACTGGAATAAGAGTCTAGCTTAGCGATTTCCATACACATTGAACACCATAATTTTACTTACACATTGGATGTGTCCTCAATCGATACAGCGGCTGTTACATTTTCCTCATCTACAATGGAAATCAGCACATTTTTCAAAGCTTCCAAACGACATTTGAACTTTATCTGTAATTTGGATACTTCTGCAAGTAGACGTATCTCACAGCGCTCAACTTGTTTCATGTTCTTAAAAACTGGCAAAATAGTTTTCATAGatactttacaaaaattttcaccaTTGCCATTCCCTTcgttatatgtctcaaaaaaggCTCTCTTAAATCGGAATGTGCCCATTGCTGATTTCGATACATTAAAAGTTCTCAACTGTAGCCCAATATCATCGGCTTCCATGTATAGATCTGAGCCAAACTTGGCCAGGGATTGTATGGCCTTGGCAATAACTGTAAATGCATATAagctataaaaaatcttatctatcgattcaatttttatatatgtacCTTTAGCATTTCCTCCTTCTAGTGTAAActtcatttaataaattttaaatgttgttAGCTAAAGTAAACAAAACATGTCAATCCGACTGCGAATTATTTACATAAGTATGGTAGCGTAAGGTTAATCAACGAATTATAATAATGCGTCGTTCACACTTTTCAACATATTCAACACGTTCACACCATGCTCGTCTTTTGGAGATTTGCAAATATCTTTTCACACaagcacaaaatttt
This is a stretch of genomic DNA from Haematobia irritans isolate KBUSLIRL chromosome 4, ASM5000362v1, whole genome shotgun sequence. It encodes these proteins:
- the Blos3 gene encoding biogenesis of lysosome-related organelles complex 1, subunit 3, with protein sequence MGDIVRGEASESEDDSGLKIKENIRAAELPGEASETSSDEDVYDKCVESNENFRNLDSIYSNNLLQRKLIDNNLSIWRSLNTFAKNLVIPSSKQLITTDQLLIKSQIDMQSVLVTLNQTQNNMKNLNAKCNAVFTSNFIPNIHIP
- the Rad9 gene encoding cell cycle checkpoint control protein Rad9, producing MKFTLEGGNAKVIAKAIQSLAKFGSDLYMEADDIGLQLRTFNVSKSAMGTFRFKRAFFETYNEGNGNGENFCKVSMKTILPVFKNMKQVERCEIRLLAEVSKLQIKFKCRLEALKNVLISIVDEENVTAAVSIEDTSNVIVGSYKVFNDISSNFNSSEVEITLEAMGNGLTAKNYIEGARVSDKFMRSRKKLSPSDFENYDVHEESAVTFSLKEFRSFLHFAETIGENLTLNFGEAGGPIFLTIKKLDLIECTLVMTTVYTDDVSMYEECRESEVKEPNSNRSTTSTQKRKHNNTNVPSKESAPKKRFSEETTLSSNSTLFNFNTEDNATAPSLEVHRNITQQDIDMDDEQDDILLAAAMAIPPPRESEVYVTFESSESNRNNQDLDSEDTIPQSPQREHVPKLRSIFARCFESTYMPKEPSPNTNFYVPNSDTED